A region of the Clavelina lepadiformis chromosome 9, kaClaLepa1.1, whole genome shotgun sequence genome:
ATCAACgtaaaaatcacaaacaaaatgaTGGCTCATATTCAACGGGGGATTTATAGGGCTAGGGTGgtatatattatttttgtcGTTCACATTATAACTCAAATGTAATAGAATAACCTTGAAAGCTCATGCAGAAATatcttattttaaattttccacAACTCCTTACAACGATTTTCATGGCTTAATCTCAGCGAACGACTAGTTATATCAGAGCTTCAACAGCGATAATTTTTGGCTTCGCTTTTGTACCGATTCGGTCTTAATATTAATTTGTTCGTTGTTTTTGTGAGGTTTATATTCGAATAAATACGGGAATCCCCACAAGCTTACACCATAAGGACATGCGCCTTATAATTTAGAAGATCAATGTTACGTAAGATCTCAAGCCGTACGCTTCTACACACGTCAATGTTATACGAAGTCCCACGCCAACGTTGCAGACATACAATTGGTGTATTATTGTAACTGCGTCTGAACGTTTCCGATTCTACCATTGAACAATGATTTATGATAATAACAACGGATAAGTTATCAAATGAATAGTACCAGTATTGCGCAAATTCCACTAACCACCACAATGGTGTGATCACACCTGCCACATTCACACGCCAGTGGCAACATAAGTATTTGGCGTGTTGTTGCATTTGCTCTGAGTATGTacaattttttagtaaatacAAAGTCACAAACGTATTACTTAATTATGACGAGTAGATCAGTTTTTATTACGACACGAAAACACAAACAATAGGGATGACAAAAGTTTTTCGttcaagttttaaaagatttttttgtttgacagACAAGTAAAGAATAAAGGCTCTAATTATAGCGTACTAAAGTGTACAGCAGGAACAGTTTTCGTCACATAAGGCTAAACTAGCATGCCGTTGCTGTACTTGTACCGGTTAATGTAAATGCTAACTTGCAGTACAGGTCCGTTTTGGCTGTTTGCTCTAGCCTAGTCCGGAACCGGAAACTTTGGTGTCAAGAATGCTTTAACAGTTCGCATACTGTACTCCCATCTGTGACATTTCTcaattgaaaataaagtaCTAGCTGCTTTACTTTAATCACCTACCTATGGTAATCTGTTCTGTTGCATTGTCAAAACGCGTTGCCATACCAGTTACAAACCCCTGTtagatgttttgttttttgatcgTGACGTCCTAATGCTATTCattttaacaacaaatttaacaaacaaatttttggcTTTATACGAATCAACATTTTAATGAGTTGCGTTTGAAGacttaaaaaatattgaaaccgctaaagtaattatttttcttcaagtgaaaatcgaaaatttccattAGATTGTTGGTTATATAAAAGTTTGGCACTAGAAAGAATTCACGAGAAGGGTTGCGCATTTTGCCGTTTTTTTAGTTCACGCTTGGTAGTAGATAATGGCATCCTGTTTTAAACTAGACCAtaataaagtttaaatattttgaacccAGTCTCTAGGTTTAGGGTCTAGACACTAATTACATCCGGGAGATATTCACCAGTTGAGCTCAAGCACACCCTATGCCAGGGGTTCACTTTTTGGCACACtcccccccttgacggtacctaaaaaatccgcgccccacctcattgcaaaataaaaaagcattaaacaaaacaacaatttattttcaattaactttcattaatgtgacgGATGTAGTTGTtcttgggaaaccaaacgtttaatttgaGGCTTTGCAGAAGATAATACACATCTTTAATGAAGaatgtagaagataatgcacatttttcatttctaTCGCCCCCCTTTCTCGCGCCCCCCCGTTTAAGAATCACTGCCCTATGCGCTTCATTCATCCAGCTGTGTTCATATACTATAGTGGTTAGTAGTTTAGTACATCACGTTTTGGCGGTGGCAACTCTGGTTCGAATACAGGTCGCAGCAGCTTGTGCTTTTACTAGATTAACGCTTGTGGTGAGACCCAAGGAAATTAATGCGGAAGCTAATCGATGACATTTGTGCAGTTGTTCATTAACGCCAAGTTAGAAAGAAATACAGCTCAAAGCATCAGCATTGCCGTattttttatgacgtcacttttatcTTATGACGCCACTCTTACTGCGTCACTTTCTTCGTTATACGCAGACAATTCTGTTAAATCCTTTTTAGTATTAgtcgttattttgttttaaaggaAACCCCACAATTGAACAACTATGACTGCGTCTGGCCAAAACGACATTTTGTTGGATTTGTTGCTACTGTGATGccattacgtcataataaaccAGTAAATAGTGTTGATATCTGCATAAAATACCTTATGTTGTCAACCTTGTATTGCTAAGAACTGTCTTCGTGTTTTATATACTTTGAAGGTTCCTTGAAAAGCACTTGGGCTCTTCACTCAGCAATAAGTTGAGCAAACTTTCACGTGATTCAGaaaatttatgacatcatgAATGACATCAGGTTGTTATGATAGAAGTACTTTCTGATAAACTTTCAGATATCttgcgattttctttttacgaaaaaaaaagttttcaaaacatttggtAGTAGGCTATAATCGTTTTCAAAATATCTGCTAAAATGAACCTTATCGGTCAACTTACGCATCTTACCGTAATATTACTTAAAATATGCTTCCAAACATTTAGTGATTTTTTAGCCTATACATGAACTAAACAAATGGTGGGATTTGAGATAGCCGACCTCTGCCAGTTACCGTCCTCCAAACAATCTATAGGTTTGTTGATGATTTTTAGCTGTAAACCAATATAATTTATTCCACATTTTTTTAGGCTAATATACTGAACTTTTTTTCACGCAATAGCAGTGAATTCTATTATCAATTCACTGCCCTCTTCATTGTTACTTCAATTGTttctgtaatgaaaagtggtatatggtcccttagcctgtaaggtttacccacttacactacaaagtctgtttcatTGTGTATcacttaacagtgaactttgatagacttcagcaataatgacacatgtataatgactactgtataatctgattatatttgaagcttcttcgAACGAACAAATCAAGCTAGAGCACCgcgacagcaacagcacaaagacatgcCGCGGCGCCgaacgtagaaaccaaaaaagactgaataaatcaaaatgcacgcacaggggaacaatcgattacgtcacgcagtgttatgcttcattGATTCCATacatgagaattctatgtagtacacaattttatattacattaattgatatgtTTATCACATTTCTTATAATGATATCTATAGCAAAATCCAAACGTAGTTGGTGAAATTGTGTAGggctgtaggcctatatagctAAACAGATATAGTTAAAAAAGCATAAACAGCTTTAAGCTTTGCACTGCACTGTGTTATTGACAAGGTTTGGGAGATTAGAGCAAAATCCTTCACCTATTTACTTTTACGAGCAAGTAAAGAAAGTGgctataaaatcaaaattaaggATCAAGTGGcggaatatttttttttcgaaaCAAAGCGATTTTCAAACTCAAGCGGAATAGCGAATGTCACACGACATAAAGATTTTGTACAACATAAAATGATCGGTAAAGATTTTACCTTTTGCTTATTACGGGTAGATTTATTATTGGTATTTTTGCAGAAAGGAAGACACGACAATGAAACTCAAGCAAACAATAACTTACATTACATTTCATGAGCCAGTTAATTAGTAATCGACATACGATGACAAACAgaagaaagcaaaaaaacCAAAGCTATACAATCGGAATATTTACATAAGGAGTTTATTAatgtttgatttgatttgatttgatttaTATATCGCCACTGCTAAGTAGCTGAAGACATAGTAGGTCTTTGCATTAGTCTTTCACAATACAAAATGGGTTATAAAGTTAGAACCACAACTATATGTTACCGATACCATATTCTTTTTCCAAATGAAGTTTTCAGGAACATTGTTTCCTTTTGGTCAAGAGTTGTTTTTGAACTCTCAACTGTTTCGTCGTTGGTTGCTCGTtctttaaagaaaatcataatCCGATTTTTATCGCTAAATAAACATAGGTCTATACTGCattattttgaaatcacaTGTTAACTTACTTTTAGTAATTgatcattttcttttgtttccgtTGTCGCTATTTGATGTGAAAGCTTCATCATGACTTCGTTTCAATTCTTGATATGCTTGTGACGTACTTTGGTTGTTGCCATTGCTTTCGATATTAGCATCTTTGTTACTCTCATTCACTTGTGGAAGAAGTTCTTTTCGTGCTTTTGACATTTCCTTGTAAAGAAGATCTTGAAACGAATGGAAATTTGCTTGCCATGCATAAACATTGTTTTCCGTTCCGTCTTCGTGTGAAACCATTTGACTAGCATTAAACCCTGAAtcattttgcataaaatagTTCATTTTTTCGATTGAGTCAGATAACGTCTCACTCATACAGGCGTTCAGTTTATTAATGTAATCTTTTTGGTAGTTTTCACTGTTTTCAGGCTCAGTAATTTGTTTACGTACAGCTTTCAGAAAGGTGTCAAATGCTGTGTCAGATTTCTCCGTATAGCAAAGACTAAGTCCTAACATACTTAAGAGAAGGCATTCTTCATTGACGTCAGGACCGTCATTATAATATGTAATGTTGTTATTTTCTTGTTGATTCAATTCATAATTATCTGAACTATCTTCGCTGCTGGTATATCCTTCACCAATTCTGTCTTCGTCAGAACTTTCATCGTCGTCTTCTTCTTGAATTTCTTGATAAACGCGAATCCTTTCTAACTCTTCCTGGGAGATATGTTTGAAGTGTTCATGTAAGCCAAAGCACCATATTATGACTAGTACGTTAAATAAAGAAGGGTATCGGGGAAGAACAAGccgtttttgcaaaaactgaaCGTCAAAGTCAAACAGTGCATTTTGCAGGGAATCAGCGATTGTAAAGTAATCAAATATACACTTTTCTCCAACTGTCTTTACAATCAAACTTGTATTTTTCTTCGTTCTGCTAAAGCTATATATTATGTTGTCTTCTTGACCTTTTtcatgtaaataaattttagaaCGAACTTCACATGCTATTGCAACAGCATAACATAGTTCCCCGACATCCTTACAGCTTAAAACCCCCAAATCAGCGAGTTTTTTAATGATATCAAAACAAGGACGCTCTTGTATTGCATGAAATCGACCTAAAGCTGACACAAATATTGTAATGCTCCGATATATCATTTTTTTATGATTGAACTTTCCATTTTCTATTGCtttcaaaagatttttaaatctaaatgTTTTTCTATCTTTCATCACGATACGAGTCAGATTTGAAAGATAAGTCTTATCGTATCGTAGAACGTCAAGTATCTCTTGGACTCTTTCAACATATTCATCATATACTAGCTTATCTCCGGTAACAAAGCAAGTTTCGGCCAAGGTATTCGACAAATTATAGCCAATTTTCGAACTTCGAGGCATTTTGAGATTGTCAAGCATTTTTGACACAGGCTGAATTAGCTCAGTTTTAAATTGCTTGCGTCTAGTTCCTTGTTGCCTGCCTAAAGGTGAAGTACATGCAAATGGCTGCAAACCATCAAAAGAGACACCGTTTCTGGTATAATCGTCACGAAACCAATTTTCTCCCTCGTATTTTTGGTAATAGTCGTTTAAACTAGGAATGGCGACTTTATAAAGCATTGTTTCTCCGAGATTTATaatgattacttgaaaaagGACTACCATCCACCTGAAGTATTCTTTTATAGACTCATAACCTGATGTTCTTTGTACACCATCTTCTAGCAGGATCGCGCTTTCGAAATCCGAGTAAGGAGTGATCTCATGTCGAGCAAGTGAACCCATGCCCATTAACGCGTAACCGCACTTAGGCCGGCCACCTATTATTTCAATGCATCGTATTAATATGTCTTCCATATATTCGGTATAGTCGGCACTGATTCTTTCCTGGATATGTTTAATAGTAGAAACTTTCTGTTGCTTCAGCTTTGAAAGTTCTTTGCTTTCTACTTGTGATGGAATAATTTTCATATCTTTGAATTTAAGCTTGAAATAAGATCTAAAGATTTCTAAGCGTTCAAGAACTTTTTTGGAAACATCAAGAACCGATAGAGGTACATCTGGCTTTACATCGACCTTCTGGTCATCTGGCATGTTAGCGTATGCtcgttttgcatttttcacaACTTTATCACAAAGCCTTTTAAGATCCTTTTCTACAGCGGGCTTGTTTTCACGTTCTCTTGCAAGTGCGGCGTTGAGTAAAGCAGCACTTTGaatcaaattaattttatcagGATCTCTTGCCATGTAAATTTTGGCCAGtttctgaaaaatttttgctgtCTCATGAAGTTTGTCCTTTTTTTCATAACCATTGTCGCACTTTTCTTTCAGTTCAGTAACAAGTTTTAATTCCTGCTGCATTGTTTTCCATTGCAGCATAATTTCTCTGTGTCAGTTGACTCATTTTACCATAGATAGCTCTTTTTGAAATAGAAGGTTTTAGCAGTCAAAGCTAAAGGTTGTCTTTAACTTATAATAGTATAACGTTTAAGTTATCATACCTATCGCTTTTCACAAGAATGCTGTATCagttcaaatattttctgcaaaagaTATCTGCTCTTTGGACAAGGATTTTTATAAAGTTCGATTATATCATTACAAGCTAAACTCAGCCGCCAGCACAAAGTTACATCATAGCAGCAAAGTGGGCTATTTAACAATAAAGATACCGTAAAATAATCTTATTGTTGAAATTTCAAGGCGTAAGAATATCTTTTGTATGTCACATATTGTCAAGTGCTGTACAGAAAACCAAAGACTCAACGTAACAAGTTTGTGCAACAAttatgttttttgaaaaatttgctgacAACCTCATTGTAAAACTGTCATAAACTGCATTCCTCGTCAACTGGCTGTCACGTGAAACGTCGGTTAAAAAGCAGTGGAGATTTCCTACTTCATCGGCTggccaaattaaaaaaaatgtttgcctaAGGCCAATATTACAGCgctgttttttctttgttgcatACCGCGTAGTGACGACGTGAACTCGGTGGCCTGGTTActggttacttattcagtCAATTAATTGGTGTTCAAGCTCGTTGTCTGTTACTTCACCTTCTACCTGTTGTAAAAGTCATGAATTTAAACAATAGTTTTGGCAAAAtagtttaaagaaaaatgtttttgttaaacgGTATAATTACTCCTATTACTTTTCTGTAACAGGAAACATTCTATTCATGCTTGATCCAAATACCGAGGTCATCCCTATTGTCTTTTTGATAGTGACGTAATGAAAGCCGCCAACTTCGTCATAATTAAGCGATGAATCTGTGTCTTATTGCCACctatttatggcaataactgtTTAACCGCCGCATATTAGTTcaaatcctttcaccagtatatttactgtcaactactttttaatttaatttcgaTTCGTTTTTGGGCCCACTTTAAACCTACGAGAACTCAGCTAATTGTCCACTGTAGAATGACAAGACAAATAAACTACAAAATAACAgactgccactatttcactggaaaaaaatcgtgtgttcaaagttatttttcaaagtttcttgTCAACCTAACTTAGActttataacatagtaacctaaatctacatTCTAATCTGAattaaaaccttaaaaagctaaaatcaattttttgcatatacCCATTCTCATAAGCAAACCGCCTATGTTTAAAAACGCTATTTCTTGGCGCCGGGACGTCTCTAACGGATTCTTTTGCTGTGAATTGAAAACGCTTCCTAAGTGTATTGAGTTTTTGCCCCAACCAGCAAGGTATAAAAATCTTAAATTCATAGTTGTCCAAGCCGAGTTAACACAAACAGAACAGTGTCAAATTGAATACTTCACAACCAATGCGTGCTCAAAGTAAATAACGACAAGCATTTGAAGCCCAGGATATGACCAATTACGTCCTAATTGCCAAATGACCAAAAATAGCGTAGATAATATATTAATCTAAATAAGTAGCTAAAGTATAACTTAGTGTAAGTAAATAAGACAGGGGATGTGTTTACCATACGGTTAGTGAggaccaatgttccctctaagctgcgcgcgtgcgcaaatgtgCACTGCTGACAAGTCTCCGCgtacagaaaatctgtgctgcgcacaagaaaataatccaacctgaattgaaaataaaataaacgcataataatggccacagtgcgcacgtctgatgttgctcacagtggtccaagagaccgctcagggagttagtgtgtttgctcagacttgtgaaaaattagagggaacattggtgaggactatatttttttcttcatgaCATAAATTTACACATTTCCGATATAATTCATTTCAATACGAAGTGATATAAGTTCTATAAAAACTAACTCCAGGTGGTGCTAATGCGTAATTCTTTGTGTCCAACCAATGTGTGGGTGACGTAGCTTTCCATCGGATTGTTGCGTGGATATCAGACGGTTTATTACATCCGTACCAGGATATACCTGAGGTTATGCTCATCTCGTAAACTCAAGAACTTTTTTACCGCATGTCGTAAAATTTACGACTTCGTTTATTAAATGAACTAACTGCCTGACACATACGAAATTGGATATATG
Encoded here:
- the LOC143471046 gene encoding uncharacterized protein LOC143471046, with the translated sequence MLQWKTMQQELKLVTELKEKCDNGYEKKDKLHETAKIFQKLAKIYMARDPDKINLIQSAALLNAALARERENKPAVEKDLKRLCDKVVKNAKRAYANMPDDQKVDVKPDVPLSVLDVSKKVLERLEIFRSYFKLKFKDMKIIPSQVESKELSKLKQQKVSTIKHIQERISADYTEYMEDILIRCIEIIGGRPKCGYALMGMGSLARHEITPYSDFESAILLEDGVQRTSGYESIKEYFRWMVVLFQVIIINLGETMLYKVAIPSLNDYYQKYEGENWFRDDYTRNGVSFDGLQPFACTSPLGRQQGTRRKQFKTELIQPVSKMLDNLKMPRSSKIGYNLSNTLAETCFVTGDKLVYDEYVERVQEILDVLRYDKTYLSNLTRIVMKDRKTFRFKNLLKAIENGKFNHKKMIYRSITIFVSALGRFHAIQERPCFDIIKKLADLGVLSCKDVGELCYAVAIACEVRSKIYLHEKGQEDNIIYSFSRTKKNTSLIVKTVGEKCIFDYFTIADSLQNALFDFDVQFLQKRLVLPRYPSLFNVLVIIWCFGLHEHFKHISQEELERIRVYQEIQEEDDDESSDEDRIGEGYTSSEDSSDNYELNQQENNNITYYNDGPDVNEECLLLSMLGLSLCYTEKSDTAFDTFLKAVRKQITEPENSENYQKDYINKLNACMSETLSDSIEKMNYFMQNDSGFNASQMVSHEDGTENNVYAWQANFHSFQDLLYKEMSKARKELLPQVNESNKDANIESNGNNQSTSQAYQELKRSHDEAFTSNSDNGNKRK